ATCAACAAATCCCGCCGCTCGCGCATCCGCACCTTCCTTCGCAAAGTCGAAGAGGCCATCGCTTCTGGCGATAAGGACGCGGCCGTGACCGCCCTGCGCAATGCTCAGCCCGAATTGATGCGCGGCGTAACAAAAGGTGTGGTGCACAAGAACACCGCATCCCGCAAAATTTCGCGCCTCTCGTCGCGCGTAAAAGCAATCGCGCAAAGCTGAGAAGCAACCCTTTGAAACTAAAAGGCAGCGTCGTCGACGCTGCCTTTTGCATGTCTGCGGGTCCGGCTGCGGTCAGAGATTCTTTTCGGTCAAAGCCTCTGTCAAGCGCATAGAGTAGTTGCCGCAACAGGCCGGAGGTTGCTAGTTTCAGACCTGCGATTCACGCTTGGGGGGACAGGCTGTATCGGGGTCAAGCAGAAGAGGGAAACCCTCAGCTATGGCACCGCTACTGAGCATTCTGCTCTAGTCATGTCCAATGCGAATGTACTTTGCGGTCAGGAACCGCGTGGCTTTGGGACGGGCCGCGCATATACGGTGATTGATTTCAGAGTACGCGCTTGTTGACGAGGGGACATGCATCCGTTGCACCTAGCATCGGAACGCAAGTTGCTTTGCCGACTCAAAACTGTGTCGCGCCGGATCGAACAACTGCTGTCGGATCCGGCTTGAGAAGAACGGTAGAGTCGCGGAACGGGGACAGAATGACACAAGAGCAATGGGGCCAGTTGAAGCAAAAACTTCAGCAATCCGTCGGGCAGAGCAATTTCAAGAACTGGATAGAGCCGCTGGAATTTGCTCGCGTCGATGATGGTGTCGCGACCTTTCATGTCCCCACGACATTTCTTGGCAATTATGTATCGCAACATTTTGGCGAATTGATTCTCTATCAGATGAGCAATCTGTCTCCTGATGTCAGGCGCCTGCAATTCCGTGTTGCCGCCAATAGTGGCGCGCGCCCCTCACGGCCTGCTACCGTAGCCTCGGTTGAACCTATCGCCGACAGCATCGTTCCGTCTGCGCCGCTGGACGAGAGGTTCACGTTTGATAGTTTCGTGGTCGGTAAGCCCAATGAACTTGCCCATGCCGCAGCGCGCCGAGTGGCCGAATGCGGCCCCGTTACATTCAATCCGCTGTTTCTTTATGGCGGCGTCGGCCTTGGCAAGACCCACCTGATGCATGCGATCGCTTGGGAATTGAAGATCACCCGCCCCGATCTCAACGTTGTCTATCTCTCGGCGGAACAGTTCATGTATCGCTTTGTGCAAGCGCTGCGCGACCGCAAGATGATGGATTTCAAATCGGTGTTCCGTTCCGTCGATGTTCTGATGGTCGACGACGTGCAGTTCATCGCCGGCAAGGACAGCACGCAAGAAGAGTTCTTTCACACCTTCAATGCGCTTGTGGACCAGAACAAGCAGATCGTAATTTCCGCCGACCGCGCCCCCGGAGAGATTGCCAATCTTGAGGAACGCATCAAGTCGCGCCTGCAATGTGGCCTCGTGGTTGACCTTCACCCGACTGATTATGAATTGCGTCTTGGCAT
The nucleotide sequence above comes from Roseovarius mucosus. Encoded proteins:
- the rpsT gene encoding 30S ribosomal protein S20, with the translated sequence MANTPQSKKRARQNEKRFAINKSRRSRIRTFLRKVEEAIASGDKDAAVTALRNAQPELMRGVTKGVVHKNTASRKISRLSSRVKAIAQS
- the dnaA gene encoding chromosomal replication initiator protein DnaA: MTQEQWGQLKQKLQQSVGQSNFKNWIEPLEFARVDDGVATFHVPTTFLGNYVSQHFGELILYQMSNLSPDVRRLQFRVAANSGARPSRPATVASVEPIADSIVPSAPLDERFTFDSFVVGKPNELAHAAARRVAECGPVTFNPLFLYGGVGLGKTHLMHAIAWELKITRPDLNVVYLSAEQFMYRFVQALRDRKMMDFKSVFRSVDVLMVDDVQFIAGKDSTQEEFFHTFNALVDQNKQIVISADRAPGEIANLEERIKSRLQCGLVVDLHPTDYELRLGILQSKVDRYRAQYPDLALSDGVLEFLAHRISTNVRVLEGAMTRLFAFASLVRKPITLELTQDCLADVLRASERKVSIEEIQRKVSDHYNIRLSDMIGPKRTRCYARPRQVAMYLCKQMTSRSLPEIGRRFGGRDHTTIMHGVKRIDELRIQDAQIAEDLELLRRTLEG